The genomic stretch ACTACCAGGACCGCGTCCGCTGGCTCCTCGGCTCCATCCGCCAGGGCCTCGAAGACTTCGACGGCCTCCTCGTCGGCAACGAAATCTTCGTCGAACGCTGCCGCGGCCTCTCCCCCGTCACCCCCGAACAGGCCATCGCCTGGGGCCTCACCGGCCCCTGCCTCCGCGCGACCGGCTACAAGTTCGACCTCCGCAAGGACGAACCTTACAGCGTCTACCCCGAGCTCAAGTTCGATATCCCCACCGGCACCACCGGCGACGTCTTCGACCGCTTCATGGTCCGCATGGCCGAAGTCTGGCAGAGCACCCTCATCGTCGAGCAGTGCCTCGATGCCCTCTCCCAGATGGAAGGCGAACTCGTCCTCAACCCCGACCTCCCCAAGACGCTCCGCATCGACAGCGGTGAATGCTACGTCCGCACCGAGGGCACCAAGGGCGAATACGGCGTCTACGCCCTCGCGAAGGGCGGGAACAAGCCCTACCGCATGAAGCTCCGCTCGCCCTCCTTCTGCAACCTCTCCGCCCTCCGCGAGATGGTCATCGGCACCTACGTCGCCGACGCCATCATCATCCTCGGCTCCCTCGATATCGTGCTCGGCGAGGTCGATAAATGATGCTCTTTGCCGACCCCCTCTTCGGGCTCCCAGCCTGGCTCGATGCCATCATCCGCATCGTCATCGTCGTCCTCGCCATGACCGTCATCGTCGTCTACAGCACCTACGGCGAACGGAAGCTCGTCGCACGCTTCCAGCAGCGCCTCGGCCCCATGCGCACCGGCCCCTGGGGCCTCTGGCAGGGCTTCGCCGACGCCATCAAGCTCGTCGGCAAAGAAGACATCCGCCCGAAGAACGCCGACCGCTGGGTCTTCGAACTCGCCCCCTACGCCACCTTCATCCCCGTCCTCCTCACCCTCATGGTCCTCCCCTTCGCCGAGAACTGGGGCGTCCGCAACCTCGCCCTCGGCGTCTTCTTCGTCTTCGCCGTCCTCGGCCTCAACATCGTCGGCATCCTCATGGCCGGCCTCGGCTCGGGCAATAAGTACGCCCTCCTCGGCGGCATCCGCGCCGCCGCCCAGATGATCAGCTACGAAATCCCGCTCGTCGTCTCCCTCCTCTGCGTGGTCATGATCACCGGCGCCGATACCGGCAACGGCGTCGGCACCCTCAACCTCAACACCATCGCCGCCCTCCAGGAAGACCGGCCCTACATCGTCCTCCAGCCGCTCGCCTTCCTCATCTTCTTCACGGCGATGCTCTCCGAACTCCACCGCGCACCCTTCGATATCCCCGTCGCTGAATCCGAAATCGTCGGCGGCTACTTCGTCGAGTACTCCGGCATCCGCTGGAGCATGTTCCAGCTCACGGAATACGCCTCGATGTGGGGCTTCGCCGTCTTCGGCTCCGTCGTCTTCCTCGGCGGCTGGGCCTGGCCCTTCGGCGTCGATAGCCACTGGGCACTCCAGCTCGCGACCACCTTCACCAAGGCGCTCGCCATCGTGGTCGTCATCATCTGGATCCGCACCACCGTACCCCGCCTCCGCATCGACCAGCTCATGAACTTCAGCTGGAAGGTCCTCCTCGAACTCTCCTTCCTCCAGCTCGTCGTCAACGGCATCATCCTCTACTACGAGTGGCCGCAGGAGCTCCTCGCCCTCACCAGCGCCCTCGGCGCAGCCTTCCTCATCTTCCTCATCATCCGCCACGCCTCTGCCCGCTCGACCAAAGGGCTCCTCGGCACCTATCGCACCCTCGGAGCGTCGTCGTCATGAAAGGTATCCTCAAAGGCCTCGGCGTTACCTTCTCCACCTTCCTCCGCAAGCCCGTCACCATCGAATACCCCGACGAGCGGAAGGTGCTCCCCGTCCGCCAGCGCTCCTTCCCCGTCCTCACCTGGGACTTCGACCACGACGAACCCTTCTGCACCGGCTGCAACGTCTGCGTCCGCAACTGCCCGGTCGATTGCATGACCGCGGTGATGAAGGACAACCCGAAGTACGCCGAGGGCACCAGCAACCGCCGCAAAATCGTCGACAAGTTCTGGATCGACTACGCGCGCTGCATGCGCTGCAACATCTGCGTCGAGGTCTGCCCCTTCGAAGCCATCGTCATGGACAACACCTGGGCGGGCCACGAGCACTCCGTCTACGACCGGCGCGACCTCCACATGGATATCGACGAGCTCACGAAGGTCGCCCGCAGCGGCCAGCTCGTCCACCCCTTCCGCCCGCAGGACAACATCGAAGCCCTCGAACGGAAAGCAAAGGGCGAGGAGCCGCCGCCCCCCTCCTTCGTCGGCGGCCGCCCGGAGGACCGGCAGCGCCAGCTCGAGCGCATCGCCCGCGGCGAACCCGCAGCCATCCAGGAGCGCGAACCCGAGAAGCCGAAGGCCGCCGCGTCCGCTGCCGCAGCCGGGGCAGCCGCCGCTGCCGCCGGCGAGGCCGAGGTCCTCTCCGAATCCAAGATCCGCGCCAAGCGGATGCGCGCCGAGCGCGAAGCCAAGGCCTACCTCGACCGCGGCGAGCCGGTCCCCCAGGAGATCCTCGACCGCATCGAGTACTACAAG from Tepidiforma thermophila encodes the following:
- a CDS encoding NuoI/complex I 23 kDa subunit family protein yields the protein MKGILKGLGVTFSTFLRKPVTIEYPDERKVLPVRQRSFPVLTWDFDHDEPFCTGCNVCVRNCPVDCMTAVMKDNPKYAEGTSNRRKIVDKFWIDYARCMRCNICVEVCPFEAIVMDNTWAGHEHSVYDRRDLHMDIDELTKVARSGQLVHPFRPQDNIEALERKAKGEEPPPPSFVGGRPEDRQRQLERIARGEPAAIQEREPEKPKAAASAAAAGAAAAAAGEAEVLSESKIRAKRMRAEREAKAYLDRGEPVPQEILDRIEYYKNLKPGQPAAAPGAAAGTGAAAGEVLSGTNPDGTMRFPPGIGIGPKGDPNSYEKVRARRMRAERQFKELTEKGEPIPEELAKTLYELGSDLAPGGSIWQTLAAQGGGAAAAAPAAGSAAGAAKGAAWTPPPGVGTGPKGDPNSFEKVRARRMRAERRAREALAKGEPIPEDVIQTIKELGGTLPEGVE
- a CDS encoding NADH-quinone oxidoreductase subunit D; amino-acid sequence: MSIWPEERLRALADDGFETVDMTINVGPQHPATHGVFRMVLTVDGEKVVDCEPYIGYLHRGLEKLTENHDYRQSMGWWDRTDYLAGMACEMAYCMAVEKLGNIEVPRRAEYIRVMMVELSRILSHFMFLGAFGADVGSFGTSFIYAWRERERIYDFFEEVAGDRMFPTYFRPGGVQMDLPDNYQDRVRWLLGSIRQGLEDFDGLLVGNEIFVERCRGLSPVTPEQAIAWGLTGPCLRATGYKFDLRKDEPYSVYPELKFDIPTGTTGDVFDRFMVRMAEVWQSTLIVEQCLDALSQMEGELVLNPDLPKTLRIDSGECYVRTEGTKGEYGVYALAKGGNKPYRMKLRSPSFCNLSALREMVIGTYVADAIIILGSLDIVLGEVDK
- the nuoH gene encoding NADH-quinone oxidoreductase subunit NuoH; the encoded protein is MMLFADPLFGLPAWLDAIIRIVIVVLAMTVIVVYSTYGERKLVARFQQRLGPMRTGPWGLWQGFADAIKLVGKEDIRPKNADRWVFELAPYATFIPVLLTLMVLPFAENWGVRNLALGVFFVFAVLGLNIVGILMAGLGSGNKYALLGGIRAAAQMISYEIPLVVSLLCVVMITGADTGNGVGTLNLNTIAALQEDRPYIVLQPLAFLIFFTAMLSELHRAPFDIPVAESEIVGGYFVEYSGIRWSMFQLTEYASMWGFAVFGSVVFLGGWAWPFGVDSHWALQLATTFTKALAIVVVIIWIRTTVPRLRIDQLMNFSWKVLLELSFLQLVVNGIILYYEWPQELLALTSALGAAFLIFLIIRHASARSTKGLLGTYRTLGASSS